Proteins encoded within one genomic window of Cellulomonas xiejunii:
- a CDS encoding NHL domain-containing thioredoxin family protein, producing the protein MCGVTSTSAPRLPRVRASELVGRGWLNTGGKDVTLADLRGKVVVLDFWTFCCINCLHVLDELREIEERHRDVLVIIGVHSPKFVHEADPVALAAAVERYEVHHPVLDDPDLVTWQAFTARAWPTLVVIDPEGYVVAQMAGEGHAHAVETLVNELVAEHEAKGTLHRGDGPYVAPTPQPTTLRFPAKALELPGGTFLVADAGHHALTEVAADGETLVRRIGSGERGLVDGGPDVARFSEPNGLCLVPDDLRERLGYDVLVADTVNHALRGVRLADGHVTTVAGTGEQYMVGAVDNVTPSAGGTSSPVEAGVGDRWPARQVKLSSPWDVVWSAQLAAFVVAMAGNHTLWTFDAEQGSVTHLAGTMNEGLVDGGPEQSWFAQPSGLSVDADGRLWLADAETSALRRLDPADAHVHSVAGTGLFDFGHRDGAADQALFQHPLGVVALPDGSVLVADTYNGALRRWVPGDDGGTVSTLATDLAEPSGLVLPAGDPDHVLVVESAAHRLTRVALPAGAGTQVDGGAHRTQRPVTEIGTDVALEVVFHPAAGQKLDDRWGPSTSLQVSATPPGLLLDGAGDDVALSRTLRLDPGVGEGVLHVTARAASCDADPAIEHPACHLAAQDWGVPVRVVAGGPATLVLPLHG; encoded by the coding sequence ATGTGCGGCGTGACGTCGACCTCCGCCCCGCGCCTGCCCCGTGTCCGCGCGTCCGAGCTGGTCGGACGCGGCTGGCTCAACACCGGCGGCAAGGACGTGACCCTCGCCGACCTGCGCGGGAAGGTCGTCGTCCTCGACTTCTGGACGTTCTGCTGCATCAACTGCCTGCACGTCCTGGACGAGCTGCGGGAGATCGAGGAGCGGCACCGCGACGTCCTGGTGATCATCGGTGTGCACTCGCCCAAGTTCGTCCACGAGGCGGACCCGGTGGCACTCGCGGCGGCCGTCGAGCGGTACGAGGTGCACCACCCGGTGCTCGACGACCCGGACCTGGTGACGTGGCAGGCGTTCACCGCACGCGCCTGGCCGACGCTCGTCGTCATCGACCCCGAGGGGTACGTCGTCGCGCAGATGGCGGGCGAGGGGCACGCGCACGCGGTGGAGACGCTGGTGAACGAGCTCGTCGCCGAGCACGAGGCCAAGGGCACGCTGCACCGCGGCGACGGCCCGTACGTGGCACCGACGCCGCAGCCGACGACGCTGCGGTTCCCCGCCAAGGCGCTCGAGCTGCCGGGCGGGACCTTCCTCGTCGCCGACGCCGGGCACCACGCGCTCACGGAGGTCGCTGCCGACGGCGAGACGCTCGTGCGGCGCATCGGGTCGGGCGAGCGCGGGCTGGTCGACGGTGGTCCGGACGTCGCCCGTTTCAGCGAGCCCAACGGCCTGTGCCTCGTGCCGGACGACCTGCGCGAGCGTCTCGGCTACGACGTGCTCGTCGCCGACACGGTGAACCACGCGCTGCGCGGTGTGCGCCTGGCCGACGGGCACGTCACGACCGTCGCGGGCACGGGCGAGCAGTACATGGTCGGCGCCGTGGACAACGTCACCCCGTCCGCGGGCGGCACGTCGAGCCCCGTCGAGGCCGGCGTCGGTGACCGGTGGCCGGCGCGGCAGGTCAAGCTCTCCTCGCCCTGGGACGTCGTGTGGTCGGCGCAGCTCGCCGCATTCGTCGTCGCCATGGCGGGCAACCACACGCTGTGGACGTTCGACGCCGAGCAGGGCTCGGTCACGCACCTCGCGGGGACGATGAACGAGGGCCTCGTCGACGGTGGGCCGGAGCAGTCGTGGTTCGCCCAGCCGTCGGGGCTGTCGGTCGACGCCGACGGGCGCCTCTGGCTCGCCGACGCCGAGACGTCCGCCCTGCGCCGGCTCGACCCGGCCGACGCGCACGTGCACAGCGTCGCCGGGACGGGCCTGTTCGACTTCGGCCACCGCGACGGGGCCGCCGACCAGGCGCTGTTCCAGCACCCGCTTGGCGTCGTGGCGCTGCCCGACGGCTCGGTGCTCGTGGCCGACACCTACAACGGTGCACTGCGCCGCTGGGTCCCGGGGGACGACGGCGGCACGGTCTCGACGCTCGCGACGGACCTCGCCGAGCCCAGCGGCCTCGTGCTCCCCGCAGGCGACCCGGACCACGTGCTCGTCGTCGAGTCCGCCGCGCACCGGCTCACGCGGGTCGCGCTGCCCGCGGGCGCCGGCACGCAGGTCGACGGCGGCGCGCACCGCACGCAGCGCCCCGTCACCGAGATCGGGACGGACGTCGCGCTCGAGGTCGTCTTCCACCCGGCGGCCGGGCAGAAGCTCGACGACCGGTGGGGCCCGTCGACGTCGCTGCAGGTCTCGGCCACGCCGCCCGGGCTGCTCCTCGACGGCGCCGGGGACGACGTCGCGCTCAGCCGCACCCTGCGGCTGGACCCGGGCGTCGGCGAGGGCGTCCTGCACGTGACCGCGCGGGCCGCGAGCTGCGACGCCGACCCCGCCATCGAGCACCCGGCGTGCCATCTGGCAGCCCAGGACTGGGGTGTCCCGGTGCGTGTCGTCGCCGGCGGCCCGGCGACGCTCGTCCTGCCGCTCCACGGCTGA
- a CDS encoding GGDEF domain-containing protein: MGSVTRRDSTAKGAHRGGLSAADLGGVRGLAVAAHRFDACRNVEEVVAAAAQTAVDVLGADACAVARITQETCRVVHLEPPSNDPRWHQFLSTTYRADERPALRALLRNRESWVAHAFDAQGRSVRPGDTSAGDRVEVELLREVGAASALTSPVVVNDAVWGQITVVRDFDAPLFHADDVATAEVLGALAAGAIARVDLEQQMRHIIADDPLTGLANRRTADQAAEVALASGRETCVVMCDVDGLKRVNDELGHDAGDDLLRAVADVLRRAADAIPGATAARIGGDEFCLVTTDQPRELVATTMATTVAKFPLPHGAAISYGIASTAVMGSVEARHLFRRADQAQYQAKRRRARARARTTPPIADPLQAVERLTASGAVAIGAAAPAVVPRLCAFAAAATETLGGDSWAVRERMPGSETFTTVARGGSPADVSETRLLTVERDEWVVEIAVAAAASTGRQVQTALSALVAIAVLDVATP; the protein is encoded by the coding sequence AAGGGTGCGCACCGAGGTGGTCTCTCGGCTGCGGACCTCGGTGGCGTGCGCGGGCTCGCGGTCGCCGCGCACCGGTTCGACGCCTGCCGGAACGTCGAGGAGGTCGTCGCTGCGGCCGCCCAGACGGCGGTCGACGTGCTCGGCGCCGACGCGTGCGCGGTGGCCCGGATCACGCAGGAGACGTGCCGCGTCGTGCACCTCGAGCCGCCGAGCAACGACCCTCGCTGGCACCAGTTCCTCAGCACCACGTACCGCGCGGACGAGCGTCCCGCCCTGCGCGCGCTGCTGCGCAACCGCGAGAGCTGGGTGGCGCACGCGTTCGACGCCCAGGGCCGGTCCGTGCGCCCGGGCGACACGTCTGCGGGCGACCGCGTCGAGGTCGAGCTGCTGCGTGAGGTCGGGGCGGCCTCCGCGCTGACGTCGCCCGTCGTCGTCAACGACGCGGTGTGGGGCCAGATCACCGTGGTCCGCGACTTCGACGCGCCGCTGTTCCACGCCGACGACGTCGCGACGGCCGAGGTGCTCGGCGCCCTGGCCGCCGGTGCCATCGCGCGCGTCGACCTCGAGCAGCAGATGCGGCACATCATCGCGGACGACCCCCTCACGGGCCTGGCGAACCGGCGGACGGCCGACCAGGCCGCGGAGGTCGCGCTCGCGTCCGGGCGCGAGACGTGCGTCGTGATGTGCGACGTCGACGGCCTCAAGCGCGTCAACGACGAGCTGGGCCACGACGCGGGCGACGACCTGCTGCGTGCGGTCGCGGACGTCCTGCGCCGCGCGGCCGACGCCATCCCCGGCGCCACGGCTGCCCGCATCGGCGGCGACGAGTTCTGCCTCGTCACGACCGACCAGCCGCGCGAGCTCGTCGCGACGACGATGGCGACGACGGTCGCCAAGTTCCCGCTGCCGCACGGCGCCGCGATCTCCTACGGCATCGCGTCGACCGCCGTCATGGGATCGGTGGAGGCCCGGCACCTGTTCCGCCGCGCCGACCAGGCCCAGTACCAGGCGAAGCGGCGCCGGGCCCGCGCCCGCGCACGCACCACCCCGCCGATCGCCGACCCGCTGCAGGCGGTCGAGCGGCTCACGGCGAGCGGTGCCGTCGCGATCGGCGCGGCCGCTCCCGCTGTCGTGCCGCGGCTGTGCGCGTTCGCCGCCGCGGCGACCGAGACGCTCGGCGGCGACTCGTGGGCGGTCCGCGAGCGCATGCCCGGGTCCGAGACGTTCACGACGGTCGCCCGCGGTGGCAGCCCGGCGGACGTCTCCGAGACGCGGCTGCTCACGGTCGAGCGCGACGAGTGGGTCGTCGAGATCGCGGTGGCGGCGGCCGCGTCGACGGGCCGCCAGGTACAGACGGCCCTGAGCGCGCTGGTCGCCATCGCGGTCCTGGACGTCGCGACGCCCTGA